A region of the Curtobacterium flaccumfaciens pv. betae genome:
ATCAGCCTTCCGGGGTGAGGTCGACGTCCTCCGGCAGGCCGAAAGTGTGCCGGAGTGCGCTCTTCGCCGCGTGCCACCCGGCCATCCCGTGCACGCCGGGGCCGGGCGCGGAGGACTCGGAGCACAGGTACATGCCGCCGCCCATCCGCCACGGGTCGCTGGACAGGACGGGGCGCTTGACGAGCTGCCAGAAGCTCGCGGCACCGGCGGCGATGTCGCCACCGACGTAGTTCGGGTTGTACTCGCCCATCTGCACGGCCGTGCGGGAGCTCGACGACAGGATCGTGTCGCGGAACCCCGGCGCGAACCGCTCGATCTGGCGGGTGACGGCCTCGGTCGGGTCGACGTCCGACCCCGCGGGGACGTGCGCGTAGGCCCAAAAGACGTGCTTGCCGGCCGGTGCCCGGGTCGGGTCCACCACGGTCGGCTCCGCCCCGAGCACGTACGGGCGCTCGGCGTGCTGCCCGTGCGCCACCGCCCGTTCTGCCGCCGCGATCTCCTGGCGGGTCCCGCCGATGTGGACGGTCCCGGCCTTCCGCAGCGACTCGTTGGTCCACGGCACCGGGTCGGACAGCGCGAAGTCGACCTTCGCCGCCGCGTTGCCGAACCGGAAGCGACGCAGCGCCCCGCGCTTCGGCGTCGGGATCTGCTTGCCCGCGATCCGGAGCATGCCCGGCACGCTCGTGTCGAACAGCACCGCCTTCGCCGGGGTGAGGTCACCGAGCGACCGGACCTCCTGCCCGGTGACGATGCGGCCGCCGTGCGCGACGAGGTCGGCGGCGAGCGCGTCGACGATCGCCTGGCTGCCGCCGATCGGCACCGGCCAGCCGCGGGCGTGCGCGTACGAGCCGAGCGACAGTGCCGCCGCCGCGGTGGACAGGGACGGCAGGTGCTGGATCGAGTGCGCGGCGACGCCGGACACCATCGCCGGAGCAGCGTCGCCGCGGAAGCGCAGGTTCCACGCGGCGGTGCCCTGCTCGAGCGCCCGCAGGCCGAAGCGCAGGACGGTCAGGGGGTGGCGCGGCACGTGCAGCAGCGCGTCGGTCGCGAAGTCGGCGACCTGGTCGGCGTTCTCCGCCAGCGGGGCCATCAGCTGCTTGAAGGCCGGACCGTCCACCCCGAGCTCGGCGGCGGTGCGGTCGAGGTCCTGGTAGGCGATGCCGGCGCGGCCTCCGTCGAGCGGGTGGCCGTACTGCACCTCGGGCAGGCGGAGTTCGATGCGCTCCTCCATCCGGAAGAGCCGGAAGAACTCCGACTGC
Encoded here:
- a CDS encoding phytoene desaturase family protein; this encodes MVDAVVVGAGPNGLAAAVTLARAGLSVEVVERNDTIGGGARTAELTLPGFLHDVCSAVHPMALQSEFFRLFRMEERIELRLPEVQYGHPLDGGRAGIAYQDLDRTAAELGVDGPAFKQLMAPLAENADQVADFATDALLHVPRHPLTVLRFGLRALEQGTAAWNLRFRGDAAPAMVSGVAAHSIQHLPSLSTAAAALSLGSYAHARGWPVPIGGSQAIVDALAADLVAHGGRIVTGQEVRSLGDLTPAKAVLFDTSVPGMLRIAGKQIPTPKRGALRRFRFGNAAAKVDFALSDPVPWTNESLRKAGTVHIGGTRQEIAAAERAVAHGQHAERPYVLGAEPTVVDPTRAPAGKHVFWAYAHVPAGSDVDPTEAVTRQIERFAPGFRDTILSSSSRTAVQMGEYNPNYVGGDIAAGAASFWQLVKRPVLSSDPWRMGGGMYLCSESSAPGPGVHGMAGWHAAKSALRHTFGLPEDVDLTPEG